Proteins encoded within one genomic window of Odocoileus virginianus isolate 20LAN1187 ecotype Illinois chromosome 2, Ovbor_1.2, whole genome shotgun sequence:
- the LOC110146689 gene encoding olfactory receptor 1N2 produces MGKPSRVNQTTLSDFLLLGISERPEEQTLLFVIFLGMYLVTMMGNLLIILAITSDPHLHTPMYFFLANLSITDVCFTSASIPKMLINMHTQSQTISYSRCFAQLYFLLVFGGLDNLLLAVMAYDRYVAICQPLHYSTAMSPQLCALMLSICWVLTNCPALTHTLLLTRVAFCAHKAIPHFYCDPSALLKLACSDTRINELMIIIMGLMFLTAPLLLIVLSYVRISWAVFGISSPGGRWKAFSTCGSHLTVVLLFYGSLMGVYLLPPSTHSAERESRAAILYMVIIPMLNPFIYSLRNKDMNEALSKLFGSRKTISLP; encoded by the coding sequence ATGGGAAAACCAAGCAGAGTGAACCAAACCACCCTTTCAGACTTCCTCCTTCTAGGGATCTCTGAGCGGCCAGAGGAGCAAACTCTCCTGTTTGTCATCTTCCTGGGCATGTACCTGGTCACTATGATGggaaacctgctcatcatcctggccaTCACCTCTGACCCTCACCTCCATACTCCCATGTACTTCTTTCTGGCCAACCTATCAATAACAGATGTTTGCTTCACTTCTGCCTCCATCCCCAAAATGCTGATCAACATGCATACTCAGAGTCAGACCATCTCCTATTCTAGATGCTTTGCACAGCTGTATTTTCTCCTTGTGTTTGGTGGCCTTGACAACTTACTTCTGGCAGTGATGGcatatgaccgctatgtggccatctgtcaGCCACTTCATTACAGCACGGCTATGAGTCCCCAACTCTGTGCATTAATGTTGAGCATTTGCTGGGTGCTAACCAACTGTCCTGCCCTGACACACACACTATTGCTGACCCGTGTGGCCTTCTGTGCCCACAAGGCCATTCCCCACTTCTACTGTGATCCCAGCGCTCTCCTGAAGCTTGCCTGCTCAGATACCCGAATTAACGAGCTGATGATCATCATCATGGGCCTGATGTTCCTCACTGCTCCCCTCCTGCTGATTGTCCTCTCCTATGTCCGCATTTCCTGGGCTGTGTTTGGCATCTCATCTCCTGGAGGGCGGTGGAAGGCCTTCTCGACATGTGGTTCTCACCTCACAGTGGTCCTGCTCTTCTATGGGTCTCTTATGGGTGTGTATTTACTTCCTCCATCAACTCACTCTGCGGAGAGGGAGAGCAGGGCTGCCATTCTCTACATGGTGATTATTCCCATGCTGAACCCTTTCATATACAGCTTGAGGAATAAAGATATGAATGAGGCTTTGAGTAAACTCTTCGGCAGTAGGAAAACCATCTCTTTACCATGA
- the LOC110146644 gene encoding olfactory receptor 1N1-like produces the protein MENQTSISEFFLRGLSGSPEQQQLFFGIFLCMYLVTLTGNVLIILAIGSDPHLHTPIYFFLANLSFVDMGLTSSTVTKMLVNVQTLLRTISYVGCLTQMYFFLMFGDLDSFFLAVMAYDRYVAICRPLHYCTVMSLRVCVLLLALCWILTHIVALTHTLLMARLSFCVVGEIAHFFCDITPVLKLSCSDTRINELMVFALGGTVLMVPFICIVISYIHIVSAILRVRKPGGGGKAFSTCSSHLCVVCVFYGTLFSAYLCPPSFASEDKDIAAAAVYTLGTPMLNPFIYSLRNKDMNVALKRLLGHRRIIAS, from the coding sequence ATGGAAAACCAAACCAGCATTTCTGAATTTTTCCTGCGAGGACTATCTGGCTCACCAGAACAACAGCagttattctttggaattttcctgTGTATGTATCTTGTCACCTTGACGGGGAATGTGCTCATCATCCTGGCCATCGGctctgacccacacctccacacccccatatACTTCTTTTTGGCCAACCTGTCTTTTGTTGACATGGGTTTAACATCCTCCACAGTAACCAAGATGCTGGTAAATGTACAGACACTACTTCGTACCATCTCCTATGTTGGCTGCCTCACACAGATGTACTTCTTTCTGATGTTCGGTGATCTGGACAGCTTCTTCCTGGCCGTGATGGCATATGATCGCTATGTGGCCATTTGCCGCCCTCTCCACTACTGCACGGTTATGAGTCTGCGAGTCTGTGTCCTGCTGCTTGCACTGTGTTGGATCCTCACCCACATTGTTGCCTTGACTCACACCCTCCTCATGGCTCGGCTATCCTTCTGTGTTGTTGGGGAAATAGCTCACTTCTTCTGTGACATAACTCCTGTCCTGAAGCTGTCCTGTTCTGACACCCGCATCAATGAGTTGATGGTTTTTGCCTTGGGAGGCACCGTGCTCATGGTCCCATTCATATGCATTGTCATCTCCTACATTCACATTGTATCTGCCATCCTGAGGGTCCGAAAGCCTGGTGGGGGTGGCAAGGCCTTTTCCACCTGCAGTTCCCATCTCTGTGTGGTCTGTGTCTTCTATGGGACCCTCTTCAGCGCCTATCTGTGTCCTCCATCCTTTGCCTCTGAAGACAAAGACATTGCAGCCGCTGCAGTGTACACTCTAGGgacccccatgctgaaccccttcatctacagccTACGAAACAAGGACATGAACGTGGCCCTCAAGAGGCTCCTCGGTCATAGGAGAATTATTGCTTCTTAG
- the LOC139037338 gene encoding olfactory receptor 1J2-like — protein MRRENQSSMSEFLLLGLPIQPEQQGVFFALFLGMYLTTVLGNLLIILLIRLDPCLHTPMYFFLSHLALTDVSFSSVTVPKMLISMQTQDQSIPYAGCIAQMYFFIFFTDLDSFLITSMAYDRYVAVCRPLHYTTTMRQELCASLVAGSWILSGASSLSHTLLLTRLSFCADNTIPHFFCDLGALLKLSCSDIFLNELVMFTVGVVVITLPFTCILVSYGYIGVTVLRVPSTKGICKALSTCGSHLSVVTLYYGSIFGQYLFPTLSDFINKDIIVAVMYMVVTPMLNPFIYSFRNKDIKRALGKLCSRVIFFLQ, from the coding sequence ATGAGAAGGGAGAACCAGAGCAGCATGTCCGagttcctcctcctggggctccccaTCCAGCCAGAGCAGCAGGGCGTGTTCTTTGCCCTGTTCCTGGGCATGTACCTGACCACAGTGCTGGGtaacctgctcatcatcctgcTCATCAGGCTGGACCCttgcctccacacccccatgtacttcttcctcagccacTTGGCCCTCACTGACGTCTCCTTTTCATCTGTCACTGTCCCTAAGATGCTAATAAGCATGCAAACCCAGGATCAATCCATCCCCTATGCAGGGTGCATAGCACagatgtattttttcatattttttactgATCTGGACAGCTTCCTTATTACCTCCATGGCATATGACCGCTATGTTGCTGTGTGTCGCCCTCTTCACTACACCACCACCATGAGGCAGGAGCTGTGTGCCTCCCTAGTTGCCGGATCCTGGATCCTGTCTGGTGCCAGCTCCCTTTCTCACACTCTCCTCCTGACCCGATTATCCTTCTGTGCTGACAACACCATCCCCCACTTCTTCTGCGACCTTGGTGCTCTGCTCAAATTGTCCTGCTCAGACATCTTCCTCAACGAGTTGGTCATGTTCACAGTAGGCGTGGTGGTCATTACTCTGCCATTCACATGTATCCTGGTATCTTACGGGTACATTGGGGTCACCGTCCTAAGGGTCCCTTCAACCAAGGGAATCTGCAAAGCATTGTCCACGTGTGGCTCCCATCTCTCTGTAGTGACTCTGTACTATGGGTCCATATTTGGGCAGTACCTCTTCCCAACACTGAGCGATTTCATTAACAAGGACATCATTGTGGCTGTCATGTACATGGTGGTCACACCCATGTTGAACCCCTTTATCTACAGCTTTAGGAACAAGGACATAAAAAGGGCCCTGGGGAAACTCTGCAGTAGAGTAATATTTTTCTTACAGTGA